Proteins encoded by one window of Candidatus Nitrosocosmicus hydrocola:
- a CDS encoding FxLYD domain-containing protein — MFLEKSTVVKTFVLCIIFSALLVIMSLKMPPSFSQENENSDIILLNITDINLKNSTTGLTSITGTIQNNSTENVENLQIDVWLLDAYNKVIRDTSRFVSGPFTVYEPNSTETFSFLMSVEEFDNYKATAYAEPVS; from the coding sequence TTGTTTCTAGAAAAATCTACCGTAGTTAAGACTTTCGTTTTGTGTATTATCTTCTCAGCATTATTGGTTATTATGTCATTAAAAATGCCTCCATCCTTTTCTCAAGAAAATGAAAATTCAGATATCATTCTCTTAAATATTACAGACATCAATCTGAAAAACAGTACGACTGGTCTAACTTCAATAACTGGAACCATACAAAATAATTCAACTGAAAATGTAGAAAACTTACAGATTGATGTTTGGCTGCTAGATGCTTACAATAAAGTGATAAGAGACACTAGCAGATTCGTTTCAGGACCCTTTACGGTTTATGAACCAAATTCTACTGAAACCTTCAGTTTCCTAATGAGTGTAGAAGAATTTGATAATTATAAAGCGACAGCATATGCAGAGCCAGTATCATGA